The following proteins are encoded in a genomic region of Gouania willdenowi unplaced genomic scaffold, fGouWil2.1 scaffold_332_arrow_ctg1, whole genome shotgun sequence:
- the LOC114459616 gene encoding uncharacterized protein LOC114459616 yields the protein MKKIITLRWKAEHWKHLHPQDSEEGLQEVTNPPLPPPSHPAVQQPTLTESLEDVLCPVDERMCAREKQEYVQLKKVPNQEHRYGAQHGGQYRGHCKPGPIVLIDVRYGAPTIEDRTVDTILLKAEYCPPQNSSVMAPVMAPVKGPVSQTAKKIKEVKVANEPYVKKPPNAFMLFLKENRKSVEEELGERMSTVVNKVLGERVSEFVQ from the exons ATGAAGAAAATAATCACCTTGAGGTGGAAAGCAGAGCATTGGAAGCATCTCCATCCTCAGGATTCAGAGGAGGGGCTCCAGGAGGTCACTAACCCCCCACTTCCACCTCCATCTCATCCTGCTGTTCAACAGCCAACTTTAACTGAA AGTCTGGAGGATGTTTTGTGTCCTGTTGATGAGCGGATGTGTGCCCGGGAAAAGCAGGAGTATGTTCAGCTG AAAAAGGTCCCCAATCAAGAGCACAGGTACGGAGCCCAACATGGAGGCCAGTACAGGGGCCACTGTAAACCTGGCCCTATAGTGTTGATTGATGTCAGATATGGGGCCCCAACCATTGAGGACCGTACAGTCGACACCATCTTGTTGAAAGCGGAGTACTGCCCCCCACAAAATTCCTCAGTGATGGCCCCAGTGATGGCCCCAGTGAAGGGCCCAGTCTCACA AACGGCAAAGAAGATTAAGGAGGTGAAGGTGGCAAACGAGCCGTATGTTAAAAAGCCCCCCAACGCCTTCATGCTCTTCCTGAAGGAGAACAGGAAGTCTGTGGAGGAGGAGCTGGGTGAGAGGATGAGCACTGTGGTAAACAAAGTCCTTGGTGAACGGGTGAGTGAAT